CGCGTCATGACCGCCGATTCGCCAAGAACCAGGGCCGCCCCCGTGCTGGTGCCGATGCCGGCCGAGCGCGCCTACTCCTATGCCGTTCCCGACGGCATGCAGGTGGTGCCTGGCTCGATCGTGCGCGTGCCGCTCGGCCCGCGCGAAGTGGCAGGCATCGTCTGGGACGGTCCGGTCGAAGCGGTCGATCCCAAGAAGCTCCGACCGATCGCCCATGTCTTCGACTGCCCCCCGGTCAATGAGGAGATGCGGCGGCTTGTCGACTGGATCGCCCATTACACCTTGTCGCCGCCCGGAATGGTGGCGCGGATGATCCTGCGCGCGCCCGAGGCCTTCGACCCGGAGCCCTGGACAGAAGGCCTCAAGCGCAGCGACGGTGAGCCCGACCGGATGACGGCGGCGCGCGCCCGCGTGCTCGAGATGGCAAGCGACGGCATGGCCTGGACGCGCTCGGGGCTGGCGCATGCCGCCGGCGTATCCTCCACCGTCATCGACGGGCTGAGGGTGCAAGGCGTGTTCGAGACGGTGATGATACCGCCCCGGCCGGTGGTGGCGCCGCCCGATACGTCCTACGCCAGCGCAGAGCTCACCAACGACCAGGAGGCGACCGCCGCAAGCCTGCGCGCCCAGGTCGAGGCCGACAAATTCGCCGTCACGCTGATCGACGGCGTCACAGGCTCGGGCAAGACGGAAGTCTATTTCGAAGCGGTGGCGGCCGCACTCGACAAAGGCAAGCAGGTGCTCATCCTGCTGCCTGAAATCGCGCTGACGCAGGCCTTCCTCGAGCGCTTCCAGAATCGATTCGGCGCCAAGCCCGCCGAGTGGCATTCGGACCTGCCGCCAAGGATGCGCGAGCGCGTCTGGCGCCAGGTCGCCGAAGGCGGCGTGCGCGTGGTGGCCGGCGCCCGCTCGGCGCTGTTCCTGCCGTTCAACAATCTCGGGCTGATCGTCGTCGACGAAGAGCACGACCCTGCCTACAAGCAAGAGGACCGGGTCTTCTACAATGCCCGCGACATGGCTGTGGTGCGGGGGCATATCAGCGGCTTTCCTGTCGTGCTGGCGTCAGCCACGCCGTCGGTCGAGAGCCGGGTCAACGCCGAGCAAGGCAAGTATGCGCGCTCGGTGCTCTCGGCCCGTTTCGCCGAGGCGGCGCTGCCGCAACTGGCCACCATCGACATGCGGCGCTCGCCGCCGGCGCGCGGCGGTTTCCTGTCACCGGTGCTGATCGGCAAGATGCGTGAAACGCTTGGCCGGCAGGAGCAGTCGCTGCTGTTCCTCAATCGGCGCGGCTATGCGCCGCTTACGCTCTGCCGGGTCTGCGGCCACCGCTTCGGCTGCCCGGTCTGCTCGGCCTGGCTGGTCGAGCACCGCTTCCGCGGCCAGCTGGTCTGCCATCATTGCGGCCACAACGAGAAGCGACCCGAGGCCTGCCCGGAATGCGGTACCTTCGATCATCTCGTCGCCTGCGGGCCGGGCGTCGAACGCATCGCCGAGGAAGTGGTTTCGCATTTCCCCGACGCGCGTACCATCGTGCTGTCGTCGGACATGCTCGGCGGCGTGAAGCGGCTCAGG
The nucleotide sequence above comes from Aminobacter aminovorans. Encoded proteins:
- a CDS encoding primosomal protein N', with the protein product MTADSPRTRAAPVLVPMPAERAYSYAVPDGMQVVPGSIVRVPLGPREVAGIVWDGPVEAVDPKKLRPIAHVFDCPPVNEEMRRLVDWIAHYTLSPPGMVARMILRAPEAFDPEPWTEGLKRSDGEPDRMTAARARVLEMASDGMAWTRSGLAHAAGVSSTVIDGLRVQGVFETVMIPPRPVVAPPDTSYASAELTNDQEATAASLRAQVEADKFAVTLIDGVTGSGKTEVYFEAVAAALDKGKQVLILLPEIALTQAFLERFQNRFGAKPAEWHSDLPPRMRERVWRQVAEGGVRVVAGARSALFLPFNNLGLIVVDEEHDPAYKQEDRVFYNARDMAVVRGHISGFPVVLASATPSVESRVNAEQGKYARSVLSARFAEAALPQLATIDMRRSPPARGGFLSPVLIGKMRETLGRQEQSLLFLNRRGYAPLTLCRVCGHRFGCPVCSAWLVEHRFRGQLVCHHCGHNEKRPEACPECGTFDHLVACGPGVERIAEEVVSHFPDARTIVLSSDMLGGVKRLRLELEAIANGEADIVIGTQLVAKGHNFPNMTLVGVVDADLGLANGDPRAAERTYQLLSQVTGRAGRTGKKSLGLLQTFQPDHPVMRAIVSGDSEAFYDREIAERERSGLPPYGRLAGIIVSAATRPEAESHARGLRRAAQVAQDVHVLGPAEAPLALIGGRHRFRLLVQADRKADIQGYIRALLAAGPKLRGSVRVQVDIDPQSFL